In Entomomonas moraniae, one DNA window encodes the following:
- the thrC gene encoding threonine synthase produces MRYISTRGKAPALNFEDVLLAGLASDGGLYVPESLPRFTVEEISSWSGLAYHELAFKVMRPFVDGCIPDADFKKILEETYGVFAHQSVAPLRQLAGNEWVLELFHGPTLAFKDFALQLLGRLLDYVLAKRNERVVIMGATSGDTGSAAIEGCRRCDNVDIFILHPHNRVSEVQRRQMTTILGDNIHNIAIEGNFDDCQEMVKASFADQAFLKGTRLVAVNSINWARIMAQIVYYFYAALQLGSPLRSVAFSVPTGNFGDIFAGYLARNMGLPINQLIVATNRNDILHRFMSGNHYDKDQLHPSLSPSMDIMVSSNFERLLFDLHGRNGQLVAELMDNFKKTGKLSVEDDRWTETRKLFDSLAVSDAETCETITQVFKQSGEILDPHTAIGMRAARMCRRSLALPMVTLGTAHPVKFPEAVEKAGIAKNIELPAHLVDLFKREERCTVLANDLSQVQSFVSQHGNRGKPL; encoded by the coding sequence ATGCGCTATATAAGTACTCGCGGAAAAGCTCCCGCACTCAATTTTGAAGATGTTTTATTGGCTGGTCTCGCTTCAGATGGTGGCCTTTATGTACCTGAAAGTTTACCTCGCTTTACTGTTGAAGAAATTAGCAGTTGGTCAGGTTTGGCTTACCATGAATTAGCCTTTAAAGTAATGCGTCCTTTTGTAGATGGCTGTATCCCTGACGCAGACTTTAAAAAGATTCTTGAAGAGACCTACGGTGTATTTGCTCATCAATCAGTTGCTCCTTTACGTCAGTTAGCCGGTAATGAGTGGGTACTAGAGTTATTTCATGGCCCAACCTTGGCCTTTAAAGACTTCGCATTACAATTATTAGGCCGTTTGCTTGATTATGTACTCGCTAAGCGTAATGAGCGCGTTGTAATTATGGGTGCTACTTCTGGCGATACCGGCTCAGCCGCGATTGAAGGCTGTCGCCGTTGTGATAATGTCGATATTTTTATTCTGCATCCCCATAATCGTGTGTCTGAAGTGCAACGCCGCCAAATGACGACTATTTTAGGTGACAATATTCATAATATTGCCATTGAAGGTAATTTTGATGATTGCCAAGAAATGGTTAAAGCCAGTTTTGCAGATCAAGCCTTTTTGAAAGGAACACGCCTTGTTGCAGTAAATTCCATCAATTGGGCGCGTATTATGGCGCAAATCGTTTACTATTTTTATGCGGCTTTACAATTAGGTTCGCCATTACGTTCGGTGGCGTTTTCGGTGCCAACGGGTAACTTTGGTGATATTTTTGCGGGCTATTTAGCACGTAATATGGGCTTACCTATCAATCAGTTGATTGTGGCAACAAACCGTAATGATATCTTACATCGCTTCATGTCAGGTAATCATTATGATAAAGATCAGTTACATCCCTCTTTATCACCTTCAATGGACATTATGGTTTCTTCCAACTTTGAACGTTTACTATTTGATTTGCATGGTAGAAACGGTCAATTAGTCGCTGAGTTAATGGATAATTTCAAGAAAACAGGCAAATTATCTGTTGAAGATGACCGTTGGACAGAAACGCGTAAGCTGTTTGACTCATTAGCGGTCTCTGATGCTGAAACCTGTGAAACGATTACTCAAGTGTTTAAACAATCTGGTGAGATACTTGACCCTCATACGGCTATTGGGATGCGTGCAGCAAGAATGTGCCGTCGTAGCCTCGCTTTACCGATGGTGACATTAGGTACAGCCCATCCTGTCAAGTTCCCAGAAGCGGTAGAGAAAGCAGGTATCGCTAAAAATATTGAATTACCTGCTCATCTAGTAGATTTATTCAAACGGGAAGAACGTTGTACAGTGTTGGCAAATGATTTAAGCCAAGTACAAAGTTTTGTAAGTCAGCACGGTAATAGAGGCAAGCCTCTATAA
- a CDS encoding homoserine dehydrogenase, which translates to MNPVKVGICGLGTVGGGTFNVLQRNAQEIARRAGREIEVAQIAARSINPLCQTGSTLITDDVFEVVNNPDIDIVVELIGGYTLARDLVLKAIENGKHVVTANKALIAVHGNEIFTKAEEKGVIVAFEASVAGGIPVIKTIREGLSGNRINWVAGIINGTGNFILTEMREKGRAFADVLKEAQALGYAEADPTFDIEGIDAAHKLTILASIAFGIPLQFEKAYTEGITKLTSEDVLYADALGYRIKHLGVAKRTPQGIELRVHPTLIPAERLLANVNGVMNAVMVNGDAVGSTLYYGAGAGMEATASAVVADIVDVVRVMTSDPENRVPHLAFQPSSLSDVAVLPIDQCETAYYLRIQAEDSPGVLAQVATILSEREINIESIMQKELEHMDGKIPMILLTHKVSEAKMNDAITALEALEGVEGKVVRIRVEQLN; encoded by the coding sequence TTGAATCCAGTTAAAGTGGGTATATGCGGTTTAGGTACTGTGGGTGGTGGTACTTTCAATGTGTTGCAACGTAATGCACAAGAAATAGCGCGTCGTGCTGGTAGAGAAATTGAGGTGGCACAGATTGCGGCCCGTTCTATCAACCCTTTATGCCAAACAGGGTCAACGCTTATTACAGATGATGTCTTTGAAGTGGTTAATAATCCTGATATAGATATTGTGGTAGAGCTGATTGGTGGTTATACCTTAGCACGCGACTTAGTACTTAAGGCCATTGAAAATGGCAAGCATGTGGTCACGGCTAATAAGGCACTGATTGCTGTACATGGTAATGAGATTTTTACAAAAGCTGAAGAAAAGGGAGTTATTGTCGCTTTTGAAGCATCTGTCGCGGGTGGTATTCCTGTTATTAAAACTATTCGTGAGGGGCTATCAGGTAACCGTATTAATTGGGTTGCAGGTATCATCAATGGTACAGGAAACTTTATTTTAACTGAAATGCGTGAAAAAGGCCGAGCTTTTGCCGATGTATTAAAAGAAGCTCAAGCATTAGGCTATGCTGAAGCTGATCCTACTTTTGATATAGAAGGGATTGACGCCGCCCATAAACTCACTATATTGGCCTCGATTGCATTTGGTATCCCACTACAGTTTGAGAAAGCCTATACCGAAGGTATTACTAAATTAACTTCTGAAGATGTGCTGTATGCAGATGCGTTAGGATATCGTATTAAACACCTTGGTGTTGCGAAACGTACTCCACAAGGTATTGAATTACGCGTTCACCCAACACTTATTCCTGCTGAAAGATTATTAGCCAATGTAAATGGCGTAATGAACGCGGTGATGGTGAATGGTGATGCCGTAGGTTCTACGTTGTATTATGGTGCTGGCGCGGGGATGGAGGCGACAGCTTCAGCGGTTGTAGCTGATATTGTTGATGTGGTGCGTGTGATGACTTCTGATCCTGAGAATCGTGTGCCTCATTTAGCTTTCCAACCTTCCTCGTTGTCTGATGTGGCGGTACTACCGATAGATCAGTGTGAAACAGCTTATTATTTAAGAATTCAAGCAGAGGATTCACCAGGCGTTTTAGCACAAGTCGCTACGATTTTATCGGAACGTGAGATTAATATTGAATCAATTATGCAGAAAGAATTAGAACATATGGATGGTAAGATTCCTATGATTTTATTAACGCATAAAGTAAGCGAAGCAAAAATGAATGATGCGATTACTGCACTTGAAGCTCTTGAGGGAGTGGAAGGTAAAGTGGTTCGTATCCGTGTTGAACAATTAAATTAA
- a CDS encoding outer membrane lipoprotein, which translates to MSIKRKLQLLGIALSVLAIVGCMPKLDSKTYGRDEVRNIQNVTLGTILNLRPVRIEGSRSGVGASSGAVAGLAGGAAGGYSATNGDAAGAVVGAVIGAVAVGLIGSVTEEGFTRTDGVEMVIKQDGEEGRLISIVQEVDPNQIIRVGDRVYIIVNSYNNVRVAQTGQNIANQQDTKK; encoded by the coding sequence ATGAGTATTAAACGGAAACTCCAATTATTGGGGATTGCGCTAAGTGTTTTAGCTATTGTTGGGTGTATGCCTAAGCTAGATAGTAAAACTTATGGTCGAGACGAAGTTCGTAATATTCAAAACGTAACATTGGGGACAATTCTAAATTTAAGACCTGTTCGTATTGAAGGATCAAGAAGTGGGGTTGGAGCAAGTTCTGGAGCTGTGGCTGGTTTAGCTGGTGGTGCTGCAGGTGGTTATAGTGCGACCAATGGTGATGCAGCAGGTGCTGTGGTTGGTGCAGTGATCGGCGCTGTTGCAGTAGGACTCATCGGTTCAGTGACAGAAGAGGGTTTTACACGCACTGATGGCGTGGAAATGGTGATTAAGCAAGATGGTGAAGAAGGCCGTTTAATCTCTATTGTACAAGAAGTAGACCCTAACCAGATTATACGTGTGGGAGATCGCGTTTATATTATTGTTAATAGTTATAATAATGTACGTGTTGCCCAAACAGGCCAGAATATAGCCAATCAACAAGATACGAAAAAATAG
- a CDS encoding glutamate--tRNA ligase family protein translates to MSKPCVGYFSPVYDGGMHLRALAIALVSYLEIRSAKGKWLIGFSDNDFPLLKKQTEQWLSVLEAYGFDWDNDIFEKTIYPINDDAVVNQWLNQGLAYACHCSEDQLKETQVYSGSCRDALMSTQDATIRLRTPDLIYQFTDRLQGVFKQNISKEIGDFVIRDKHGVIDPDLAMVLAIVRCGATQIIRPVEQLSTVVKQLYMQELLGVVSPTYLHVPTILNNQDNSSSLAALLALSERERVKLLIHLLEQLGQPVSVEQQNLTPKQLLLYASDHWCVELITKGH, encoded by the coding sequence ATGTCTAAGCCCTGTGTCGGTTATTTTTCCCCCGTCTATGATGGGGGAATGCATTTAAGGGCATTGGCAATTGCATTAGTTTCTTATCTAGAAATACGTTCAGCTAAAGGGAAATGGCTAATAGGTTTTTCTGATAACGATTTTCCTCTATTAAAAAAGCAGACTGAGCAGTGGTTGTCGGTTTTAGAAGCATATGGGTTTGATTGGGATAATGATATTTTTGAAAAAACGATTTACCCAATCAATGATGATGCAGTTGTTAATCAATGGTTAAATCAAGGCTTAGCCTATGCTTGTCATTGTTCAGAAGATCAACTGAAAGAAACACAAGTTTATTCTGGTTCTTGTCGAGATGCTTTAATGTCTACACAAGATGCAACAATACGCTTGCGTACACCTGATCTAATTTATCAGTTTACAGACCGTTTGCAGGGTGTTTTTAAACAAAATATAAGCAAAGAGATCGGTGACTTTGTCATTAGGGATAAACATGGTGTCATAGATCCTGATTTAGCTATGGTTTTGGCGATTGTTCGATGTGGGGCCACACAAATCATAAGGCCAGTCGAACAGTTGTCTACTGTAGTAAAACAGTTGTACATGCAAGAATTATTGGGGGTTGTCTCACCTACTTATTTACATGTGCCAACCATATTAAATAATCAGGATAATAGTAGTTCCTTAGCCGCATTATTAGCACTGTCTGAACGCGAAAGGGTAAAGCTATTAATCCATTTATTAGAGCAGTTAGGGCAACCTGTAAGCGTTGAACAACAAAATTTAACACCTAAGCAGCTCCTTTTATATGCGTCAGATCATTGGTGTGTAGAGTTGATTACTAAGGGGCACTAG